The genomic stretch GTCGTACTGGTGCTCAGCGTCAGCTTCGATGCGGTAAACATCAATTACTAACGGCTTTTCGAACTCAGGAAGATCAGCAAGAATCACACTGCGCTGCATATCTACGCCAGTGTAGTAATCAGAAATCGTGCCGCTCATACCTTGTAGAGACTGGTCGTCTGCTACGAAGAAGTGCTTCTGACCAAACTTAGACTCAGCCAATGCTGTATTGAAGTTGTTCTGCGTTTTCTGATCAACCGTTACTGTGTTGTGAGCAACCGTCTGCTTACAGTAAGACTTGTTCTCTGGGATGTAACGACCGCCAAACTTAGGCTCAACGTTTACCCAACGACCAAAGCCGTAATCGTGCAGCACTTCGTGGCCACGGTTGAATACGCTTAGATGCAGGCCGTCGTAGTGACCATGGTCTAACGCAGAGTGGTACTGGTGGTCTGAACCGTGCTGACCAAACCAGATCAACGCCATTGTGTCGTCGTCTTGCTCATCACGGTGACGCAGGATGCTTACGCCGCCTTTTTCGCCTTCAGGGCCGTCGGTTACAAACAGGCTACCCCAGTTGAATGGTTTGATGTCGTCTGCTGCATCAACCGCGTCAGACAGTGTTTTACCAGAAGCATGAACCCAAACATTTTTTTGGTGATCAGCCATACCAAGCAGAGTTTCAGTCTGCTCGTAACGGTGGTAACACACAGACGTCGCCATGATCACGCCTTCATCGTTGATAGAGATCGTCTTCGATGAATCATTTAGAGCAGGCAATGTGCCGTCTGGGAATGCAGTTTTGAATACAGAGTAAGACGTTGTCTTGATCACTGAATCGTTAAATTCGTAAATACCGATTTCTGGTTGACGACGTTCAATCGCTTCTGCGAACAGGTAGATTGGACGCAGAGAGAAACGGTGGTAGTAAGGGCCTTCCATGTAGTAGCCGTCTGGCGAGAACAGCTGGTCAAGTTGCGCTAGGAAACCGCCGCTTACTTTGTCCAATTTCAGGCCATAAAGTGCTTTATCTACAGATTCTTGATCGTTGATCGCGTAACCACAGATACCTACCGCAGCCACTGCCCATAGGCCGTGGTTGTGTACGATATCGAAGTCGTGTGCGTAAGTAACAACGAACATTTCGATCATTTGCTTAAGAAGATCGTCTTCGATAAGGCGCTTCTGCTCTTCAGAGATAGTGTGGTAAATGCAGCTGTACGCACAAGAAGCGTAAAGCATCCACATGTTCTCGTTCAACGTTTGGTGGAACAGCTTACCCGGAGGGTTAGTGTCACGGCTTACGTTGCTTTCCAATGTTGGGTATACCGTCGCGTACGCTGTTAGCATATCAACGATGTAATCACGGTACTTTGTTTCCTCAGTAATAAGGAATAAACGACCTGCTAGATCCATATGGATGTAGTTTTGCTTATGACGGTTGTGCTCGTAACCGCCGCCTTCACCGTGACCTGGTACTTCAATGCCAACTTCAGCCATGTAAGCGTCAGTTTGTTTAATGTCACGAGTTAATGCGTTACCTAAAAGGCTATCCTTGCCAAGTTCTTTACGAAGCTCTGCTGCTTCATCAAAGTTAAGTAAAAGTGGTTGATAGCTCATTATTATTTCCCCTGCTCTGCAGTGTTAAGTTCTTCTGAATTTGTTTCTTGTAACGTTGTCTCTACTGAGTAGAAGCCTGTCCAGCTGTATACTTTGCCGTTCAGCTCTACCTTGTGTTCAGTCTTGTCAGTCGCACCAAGCTGGTTGCTGATCATCACTGTCACGTTTGATTTCTCTGTGCTGATTTCGACGACTGAACCCACATTTGTATGCGCTACAACCTTGATGTCTTTCACAACACCGCGAGCATTGACTGATTGCTCGAACTCTTCGTTGAAGTAACCGTGCGTTTCTAGGACAGAAGCGAACAGTGTTGTATCGCCCTTGCTACGTAGAATGAATGCAGGCTCTGAACGTAGGTTGAAGCTTGGGTCATTCGCGCCAGTGCGAGTAAAGATAACTTCAGCATTGTCGTTAGACGTCGTACCTAACCATGTGTAGTAGGTGTTGTTTTGTAGCCAGCTCACAAGTGCCGTGCCATTCACATCACCGCTTGCTACGTTCCATAGGTGTTGGTAACCGAAATCACTACCCAGCGTGTTCAACTCTTTGTTTGCTTGGTATTCAAAGTTAGTACGAACAATCTGACCGGCATATTGGTGTGAGTAGTCGTATTGGTGTTCGCCTTCACCGCCATTCTCAGAATCTAAGCGGTAAAGATCCAATAGTAGCGGAGATTCCAACTCTTCAAGATTTAGCATGAACACGCTGCGTTGCATGTCAAAACCTTGGTAGTGATCGTTAGCAAACGCACTCATACCATTGATTTGCTCGTCTTCGACTTTGAAGAAGTGAGGTAAACCGTGTACTGCGTCTGCACGTTCAACGTCAAAGTTGTTCTGGCATTTTTCATCAATCGTTACTGCGTTGTGAGCAATCGTTTGACGAGCGTAAGATTTGTTTTCATCTAGGTAGCGGCCGCCAAATTTTGGCTCCACATTAACCCAACGACAGAAACCGTATTCACGTAACACTTCTTGACCACGGTTGAAGAAAGAAATACCCAGCGTATCGAAGTTGCCATGACCCATGCCGTGTTGACCGTAGTTCATCACTAACTGAGAAACGTCACCTTTCTTATCCTGCATGCGGATAAAGCCTTGCGCGCCGTTGTGACCTTCAGGGCCTTCGTTCAATTCAACACTTGGCCAGAAAGGCATACCGATTTCATGCTCAGCAGACGCCGCTTCATAAGCTTTAGATAGCTCAAGACCACATGGGTGCATCCAAACTGCGTCTTGAATCTTCGCCATACCAAGAATGTTTTGGTCAACGCAGTTTTCAGATGAGTAATGTTTGCTGTAAACGCTCACTGCCACCTGAACACCCATGTCTGTGATGCCCATTGTGCGAGATGCATCGTTCAGAGCTGGGAATTCGCCGTTCGGGTACGCTGTCGCCAGCATCGCTTGCACCGTGTTACCAATCACGCCACCTTTGTAGTTGTAGATATCCACTTCAGGCATATGACGGTGAATCACTTCCGCAAATACACAAGTTGGGCGAATCGCGTAACGGTGGTAGTAAGGACCTTCCATGTAGTAGCCAGAAGGTGCAAACAGTTGAGAGATTTGAGCTAAGAAGCCGCCAGTGTCGTTACGGTCAATGCCGTAGACTGACATTTCAAGGTACTCACGCTTGCCAAGAGCAAGACCACAGATACCCACAGCGGCTACAGCCCAAATACCGTGGTTGTGGATGCGGTCGAAGTCGTGTGCGTATTTAACTGTGAACATTTCTAGCATTGGTTCGAAAATGCGAGACTCAATGTTGTCACGCTGCTCTTGTGTCAGTGTTGAAGCAACACAAGAGTAAGCCAAGCTAGAGAACATTAACCAGCAGTGTTCGTTCAAGATTTGGTGGAACAAACGACCTGTAGGGTTAGTGTTTTTCTGTACGTGGAAATCAAACGTTAGGTATTTGTCTGCGTATTCTTCTAGTAGTTCTGTAACAAAGTCAGCGTACTTTTGCTCTTTAGTGATCAAGAACATGCGACCAGCTAAGTTCATGTACGTGTAGTTTTGCTTGTGGCGGTTATGTTCGTAACCACCCGCTTCTCCGTGACCAGGAACATCAATAGGTAAACGCATGAACGCTTCTAGGTCTTTCGCGTTCGCTGCAATGGTTTTGCCCATTAAGCTAGAACGGCCTACTTCAAGATGAAGTTGCTCTATTTCAGCTTCAGTCAACAATACTGGTTTAGTCGTCATATTCTTTGTCACCCTCAATAAAGAGTTTATCTGCTTAAACTTTGATTAAATTTTCAAACTCCATATAAAGTAATACAATATGAGCTTTAATTATAGCGATTCAGTGCCAAATGATGAGTAGAATCACATAAATCACTGTAAGTCATTGATGTAGATAGCGAATGGCAAATAACAGGTATTTGTTAAGTTGTTGATTTATTTAGGCTATATAAAGTATCGCTTGATCGGTATCACACAATTTTAGATATATTGTATTACAATTGAAGTCATTCCCTTATGATGAACACAGTTAAGTAACACTTAAAAGATTTAAACAGATTAGGAGATACACAATGAACTCTTTCTTTATTCTAGATGAAAACCCATGGGAAGAACTTGGCGGCGGCATTAAGCGTAAAATCGTTGCTTACACTGACGATCTTATGGCTGTTCACCTATGTTTCGATAAAGGCGCGATTGGCCACCCTCATACTCATGAGATTCACGACCAAATCGGTTACGTAGTTCGTGGTAGCTTCGAAGCTGAAATCGAAGGCGAGAAGAAAGTGCTTAAAGAAGGCGATGCTTACTTTGCTCGTAAACACATGATGCACGGTGCGGTTGCTCTAGAGCAAGACAGCATCCTTCTTGATATCTTCAACCCTGCGCGTGAAGATTTCCTAAAATAATGAATAGCGCAACCTCAGTTGCTAAGGTAAGCATATGAAATCATTAAACATCGCGGTCATTGGCGAGTGCATGGTTGAGCTACAAAAGAAACAAGACGGGCTTAAGCAGAGTTTTGGTGGCGATACACTGAATACAGCACTTTACCTGTCACGCTTAACAAAAGAGCAAGATATCCAAACAAGCTATGTAACGGCGTTAGGTACTGACCCATTCAGTGTCGACATGTTGGAAAAGTGGCAAGCAGAAGGTATCGACACGAGCTTAATTGCTCAGCTT from Vibrio pomeroyi encodes the following:
- a CDS encoding heparinase II/III domain-containing protein, with protein sequence MSYQPLLLNFDEAAELRKELGKDSLLGNALTRDIKQTDAYMAEVGIEVPGHGEGGGYEHNRHKQNYIHMDLAGRLFLITEETKYRDYIVDMLTAYATVYPTLESNVSRDTNPPGKLFHQTLNENMWMLYASCAYSCIYHTISEEQKRLIEDDLLKQMIEMFVVTYAHDFDIVHNHGLWAVAAVGICGYAINDQESVDKALYGLKLDKVSGGFLAQLDQLFSPDGYYMEGPYYHRFSLRPIYLFAEAIERRQPEIGIYEFNDSVIKTTSYSVFKTAFPDGTLPALNDSSKTISINDEGVIMATSVCYHRYEQTETLLGMADHQKNVWVHASGKTLSDAVDAADDIKPFNWGSLFVTDGPEGEKGGVSILRHRDEQDDDTMALIWFGQHGSDHQYHSALDHGHYDGLHLSVFNRGHEVLHDYGFGRWVNVEPKFGGRYIPENKSYCKQTVAHNTVTVDQKTQNNFNTALAESKFGQKHFFVADDQSLQGMSGTISDYYTGVDMQRSVILADLPEFEKPLVIDVYRIEADAEHQYDLPVHHSGQIIRTDFDYNMEKTLKPLGEDNGYQHLWNVASGKVNEEGSLVSWLHDSSYYSLVTSANAGSEVIFARTGANDPDFNLKSEPAFILRQSGQNHVFASVLETHGYFNESIEASVGARGLVKSVSVVGHNSVGTVVRIQTTSGNTYHYGISNQAEDAQQAAHTVEFAGETYSWEGSFAQL
- a CDS encoding heparinase II/III domain-containing protein; protein product: MTTKPVLLTEAEIEQLHLEVGRSSLMGKTIAANAKDLEAFMRLPIDVPGHGEAGGYEHNRHKQNYTYMNLAGRMFLITKEQKYADFVTELLEEYADKYLTFDFHVQKNTNPTGRLFHQILNEHCWLMFSSLAYSCVASTLTQEQRDNIESRIFEPMLEMFTVKYAHDFDRIHNHGIWAVAAVGICGLALGKREYLEMSVYGIDRNDTGGFLAQISQLFAPSGYYMEGPYYHRYAIRPTCVFAEVIHRHMPEVDIYNYKGGVIGNTVQAMLATAYPNGEFPALNDASRTMGITDMGVQVAVSVYSKHYSSENCVDQNILGMAKIQDAVWMHPCGLELSKAYEAASAEHEIGMPFWPSVELNEGPEGHNGAQGFIRMQDKKGDVSQLVMNYGQHGMGHGNFDTLGISFFNRGQEVLREYGFCRWVNVEPKFGGRYLDENKSYARQTIAHNAVTIDEKCQNNFDVERADAVHGLPHFFKVEDEQINGMSAFANDHYQGFDMQRSVFMLNLEELESPLLLDLYRLDSENGGEGEHQYDYSHQYAGQIVRTNFEYQANKELNTLGSDFGYQHLWNVASGDVNGTALVSWLQNNTYYTWLGTTSNDNAEVIFTRTGANDPSFNLRSEPAFILRSKGDTTLFASVLETHGYFNEEFEQSVNARGVVKDIKVVAHTNVGSVVEISTEKSNVTVMISNQLGATDKTEHKVELNGKVYSWTGFYSVETTLQETNSEELNTAEQGK
- a CDS encoding cupin domain-containing protein, encoding MNSFFILDENPWEELGGGIKRKIVAYTDDLMAVHLCFDKGAIGHPHTHEIHDQIGYVVRGSFEAEIEGEKKVLKEGDAYFARKHMMHGAVALEQDSILLDIFNPAREDFLK